The following nucleotide sequence is from Planctomycetia bacterium.
TGACCGACACATCCATGATTCAGGAAACTTCGTGCAGTTCCAAGCCAATCAATGTTCACGAGGGTGAGCGCATTCTCAGCGTCGGCGGCGGTGCCCTGGTGCTGCTCTATGCGCTGGATTGTCGCCCCCTCGGAGCGTTAATGAGCTTTGTAGTCGGTGGCGGGCTGGTCTATCGGGGCCTCACTGGCCATTGTCAGCTCTACGACAAGTTGGGGATCTCCACCGCACCAAGCCCCGAGACGGGAGGCGTACCAGCTCAGCGTGGTGAGCGGCTGGAACGCCAACTGGTCATTCAAGCTCCACCTGAGAAGGTCTACAAGTTCTGGCGAGAACTCTCCAACTTGCCCAGCGTGTTGACGCATGTTTCCTGTGTCGTGCAGTTGGAGGAGCGTAACTCCCGTTGGCAAGCGGAAACACCACTCGGCACAAACTTGGAGTGGCAAG
It contains:
- a CDS encoding SRPBCC family protein — encoded protein: MTDTSMIQETSCSSKPINVHEGERILSVGGGALVLLYALDCRPLGALMSFVVGGGLVYRGLTGHCQLYDKLGISTAPSPETGGVPAQRGERLERQLVIQAPPEKVYKFWRELSNLPSVLTHVSCVVQLEERNSRWQAETPLGTNLEWQAEIIKDEPNRLIAWQSLPGGSLSTAGSVKFEPQGSSQTKLTLNMKYDPPGGKVGVWVAKALGVDLLTELNDDLRAFKQRMENPATTGASHKLAT